In Candidatus Desulforudis audaxviator MP104C, a genomic segment contains:
- a CDS encoding IS1634 family transposase, giving the protein MYIRTTVRKNKNETQTCYVQLAHNTWNPETRRSEVQVLYNFGRAENVDRAGLERLARSICRYLGPDELLRFEARRNYGTEFGFESSKPFGGAWVLQGLWKHLGVDRILTQLLKERKFQSPVERTIFALVANRALAPMSKRAVEEWVAQDVYIPDLPEIPLHHLYRAMDFLLEAEESLQYQVFCQVSHLFNLEVDLLYFDTTSTYFEIETEDDEGLRRKGHSKDSRPDLPQAVIGLAVTRDGIPVRCWVWPGNTADMSVVQEVKKDLVGWKLGRVITVLDRGMASEENLRYLQRAGGHYIAGERMRAGKNTVEKALSHPGRFKTVRDNLEVKEIVIGDGEASTRYVLVRNPEEAEWDKAKREETLDKLKLELARIGELNGAPHTKAVCSIIAHPTYGRYLKTDKRGQPRIDKDKIKAEERLDGKYLLRTSDDTLAPEDVALGYKQLLQVEDAFRTLKSTLELRPDHPSGGTRHRLEDRIRAHVLLCWLALLLVRIAENQTGQTWRTIRAHLQRMHVGEFQFPTARVHQRTETEPDQHQLFKALKIPQPPKILNITTSDCRIT; this is encoded by the coding sequence ATGTATATCCGCACTACCGTCCGCAAGAACAAAAACGAAACCCAAACCTGCTACGTGCAACTGGCCCACAATACTTGGAACCCTGAAACACGTCGTTCCGAGGTCCAGGTGCTCTACAACTTCGGCCGTGCAGAAAACGTGGACCGCGCGGGCCTGGAGCGCCTGGCCCGGAGTATTTGCCGCTACCTGGGGCCGGATGAGTTGCTGCGCTTTGAAGCCCGCCGCAACTACGGTACGGAATTCGGGTTTGAAAGTTCCAAGCCCTTCGGTGGCGCCTGGGTACTGCAAGGACTATGGAAACACCTGGGTGTGGACCGGATTCTTACGCAACTGCTCAAAGAACGCAAGTTCCAGAGCCCGGTGGAACGGACCATTTTCGCCCTGGTGGCCAACCGGGCCCTGGCTCCCATGAGCAAGCGCGCCGTGGAAGAGTGGGTGGCCCAGGACGTATACATCCCGGACTTGCCGGAGATCCCGCTCCACCACCTCTACCGGGCCATGGACTTCTTGCTGGAGGCCGAGGAATCCTTGCAGTACCAAGTCTTTTGTCAAGTCAGCCATCTCTTTAATCTGGAGGTGGACCTTTTGTACTTTGACACCACCTCCACTTACTTCGAGATCGAAACCGAAGATGACGAGGGTTTAAGGCGTAAGGGTCACTCCAAGGACTCCCGGCCGGATCTGCCCCAAGCGGTGATCGGTCTCGCGGTGACCAGGGACGGTATCCCGGTACGCTGCTGGGTATGGCCGGGCAACACCGCCGATATGTCCGTGGTCCAGGAGGTCAAAAAAGACCTCGTGGGCTGGAAGCTTGGCCGGGTGATCACCGTCCTGGACCGCGGCATGGCTTCCGAGGAGAACCTGCGCTATCTGCAAAGGGCCGGCGGCCACTACATTGCCGGCGAGCGCATGCGGGCCGGCAAGAACACGGTGGAAAAGGCGCTTTCCCACCCGGGCCGCTTCAAGACCGTGCGCGACAACCTGGAGGTCAAGGAGATCGTCATCGGCGACGGCGAGGCCAGCACCCGCTACGTCCTGGTCCGCAACCCCGAGGAGGCCGAGTGGGACAAGGCCAAGCGCGAAGAGACCCTGGACAAACTCAAGCTTGAGTTGGCCCGTATCGGCGAACTAAACGGTGCGCCCCACACCAAGGCGGTCTGCAGTATCATCGCTCACCCCACCTACGGCCGCTACCTCAAGACCGACAAGCGCGGCCAACCCCGGATCGACAAGGACAAGATCAAGGCCGAGGAACGCCTGGACGGCAAGTACCTCCTGCGTACTTCAGATGACACCCTCGCCCCGGAGGACGTGGCCCTCGGCTACAAGCAGTTGCTGCAGGTGGAGGATGCCTTCCGCACCCTGAAGAGCACCCTGGAGCTGCGGCCCGACCACCCTTCGGGTGGTACCCGCCACCGGCTGGAGGACCGCATCCGTGCCCACGTGCTGCTCTGCTGGTTGGCCCTGCTCCTGGTCCGGATAGCGGAGAACCAAACTGGACAGACCTGGCGCACCATCCGTGCACACCTGCAGCGAATGCACGTGGGTGAGTTCCAGTTCCCCACGGCACGTGTGCATCAGCGCACTGAAACAGAACCTGATCAACACCAATTGTTCAAAGCCCTGAAAATCCCCCAACCCCCGAAAATACTGAACATCACTACTTCTGACTGCCGGATAACCTAG